The following is a genomic window from Episyrphus balteatus chromosome 1, idEpiBalt1.1, whole genome shotgun sequence.
ATAGCCGAAaagagctgaaaaaaaaaatacaaatataaatataaatcaagCATGTGcaatatgaaatgaaaaagataaaaaaatgtaacttctTTTCCTAACCGAAGGTAACAACAACACCAAAGTAAACCAACAGTGAGCCAATGAAATACTGTTCGTAAGGCTCCTGTTCTGCAGCCTTATTTTCAATAGAAGATATCGTCTTCTCAAAGGAATCTCCCATTTGTTgtgagaatttttctttttcgctGGGGGATAGTGTTtcgtattttgattttaaactaaGTAAACTATTTAGAATTTGTTCCATAGTCTTGGAATCAGCcctattatttttaacaatcaCTTTTTGCACTGTGTCCCGCAATCGATTAAGTAAATCATCGCCACCAGCCTCAGCGGCGGCGCCTAGGTGATCCACAGAAGCCATAGCCATAATATTTGATGGGTGTTATGCTTGCGGTTTATTTTGAAATACTAATTGTGACTTACTTGGTGCAAATTCTTATCGAAGCAATTACTGAGAATAAGATGTTCAACAACCACTTTATTTATCGATAGGTGGTAAATAAAGTTCGATCAAACAAGAATGTTTGAAATGTGAGATACCATTTTATTGTCAAtttaaaatcgatttatttGGAAATCGTTATCTTTGATGGTGATAAGGAAACCCGGTAGACagagataaattttattttggttaattTAGTATGCCAATTCTAATCGTGGGGGTCAAAAACCTATTTCTATTTCATTTGCATAATTGGAAGTTTTTAACGTATCTCGGACCAGGTGGTTACAGAGGTttacatttacaaaattttacatagatataatttcaatattcgtaatttaataaaatttgttatttttttattttcgattcaTCTGTGCTTACCAAAAACCAAAGCAATCAATCCCACCATTGccatgaacaaaaaataatcaatcGAACTGGGTCCAATTTGATTAGCTGCTTCAAATTGTTGGCGCATTTTATCTGTGGTCGCTGCATCTGGGAACATTATACTCGATTTGAGATTTTCACGTTCCTCATCGGAAATATCTTTCATGCTATCGATAAGTTTCATAATATCATCCATGCTGGGCATTTCAAATTTGCCCGAGTTAATCATACTGCCCAAGCCGGAGCCGACTTCAACATCTCGATCGATGAGAGTTTCTTCGTGAACAATTTGTTTttccatattttaagttttttttttgtttttgatgctTGCTGAATATTAAAtagtttattaataaaattttatttattgactGAATTTGTTGTAATATTAATTTCCAGTGAGATTTTTAAGttagttttgttgttgttgttttcagtTATTAATTGGAATATCCTTAAAGACGGTTAGcgtgaaagaaaaaacattacGCGACGCATTAGGGCAAAacttcaatttataatttatgttttttttctaacatgCGCCATTgaagtaggtatattttaaaagttttttaaatacgAAACATGCCGGATTctattaaacaattttgaacaaaagctAGAAACTCTAAGTACATGCAAGGTGAATTGTGTTATAACAAAGGAATATATTtctacatcatttttttttttataataagaactaacattttatattttttatgggaCTTGAGCACTTAAGggtacttttgacagaaatatAAGCGATTCAATCAAGAGTATATACTTAACGTGTAGCttgtgaattttttaaagtttcgtaTGATTTCTTGAAGACCCATGAGATAAGATTACGAAAGTATCTAATCTTAAGATTTGAATTTATTACTGATTATTTACGATGTTATGTCAATAGtaatttcataaataataagtaataattttgttgaagatAAGTATACATACATAGCTACTTGAAATATTCAGCTACCAAGAATTTgctatcatttaatttttttttttgtaaatcactTTAAGTATTTCcccgattttgtttttatgatacAATCCCTTTCAATTgattaggtacatttaagtAAGAAACATTTGTGACACATTGCGAGTATAAATACTATGGTAGGTATACGATTTTCTCACTTGTTTCGGTAAATGCCATTGCGATACCAACGTATACCAAAATTGTTTCttgtttaaactaataataACGGTACCTTCCCTAGATCCCACTATTTTAGTTGCTTAATTaaggttttgttttaagttGTCCAATAACAACTCTTTCATAGTatcataaattcatttttagtggagtaactaattactaaagctaaaaatattagggaacccggtcgaacagctccgatttggatgatcttttttttcaaacgtcggtaaaaCTAAAAGGACTTTAACCTCAATAGGTTAGAAATTTCCGCAGTTGTcgtattgtcttttttttttaaatttagttgaagatttttgaaaacaacaaaaatcaaggggcacggtagtgcccagccaagttctctagcaactttggcactacacccttatttacaggaaacaactcaggccattttcgacccccctctaacttccacaccaaagatgctagaaatttcaaactcgctacatttattgagcttgtcaaaacaaaactcctcacaaaatttcagcctttaacgatgagtagtttctgagatatagggcttcaaaaatcgcaaaaaccgtaactgactgactgactcactcactcactcactgacagatcatcaaaattatggagaacttcccgttaacgtagaaacttgaaattttacacggtgataggtcttgtggtgtatacaaagggaaaaatcgcaaatttgagattttcaattcagggggcgtggcatccgcccatttccgctgaattatcatcaaatattatagagcacttctgattatcgtagaatcttgaaatttggtagaatggtagagctggtagtttatacaaaggaaaaaatttaaaatttgagaatttcagccagggggcgtggcaaccgcccatttccgctgaattttcattaaatataatagagcacttctgattatcgtagaatcttgaaacttggtagaatggtagagatggtagtttatacaaaggaaaaaatttaaagtttgagaatttcagccagggggcgtggcaaccgcccattttcactgaattttcatcaaatatagagattttcaattctaaagccataccttgcaaaaagtagtgaaatcacaacaaaaacattactgttaaaaaaggagccaagttctcctattatgaaattatgctggcacaaaaagtactgagatgtaaaagtgtaccaagttctaaagtttgggttcaaattcgtatcaataaaattttgattgtttacttggcaatttttgaaataactttaaaaatcgatggttaagaaaaattgtcaagagaacaatcaaaattttattgatacgaatttgaacccaaactttagaacttggtacacttttacatctcagtactttttgtgccagcataatttcataataggagaacttggctccttttttaacagtaatgtttttgttgtgattttgttttcgaaaattttgcttaaatttatcGGATTATGGAACTTTTTATTGGACTTTTGTCTACCGGAATCAGCTAAAGACCAAAttataaatcattttcaaaGTGTCCAAAtgccaataaattttataatatgaAATGTATCTTTCAATACGAAGATGTAAACATTCCCACATGAGCGCTTGATCAAGGGAGATGATCTCATCGAGGATGTTTATACATCGTATTGAGCTGAAGCTACGTTAGTTTAAATGACAAAATGTATAATTCAATACTTCCTCTCAGATTTGTATCTGAAACACCTAAGTATTTTGGTCTTaggaacaaaatattaataaaaaatgtgaaTATGGAATTAAATATCCTGTTTGAGAGTGTGTAATATGATATGTACtactacatttttttatttttatttaattaatgtcGTATTCGATATCAGAAGGCTTCTGGACGGCTAATCGAAAATGacataaatgaaacaaaaatattttcaagttagtttaatggcgttttcgattggcagtccggaagcgtccgaaatcattctgaaagcgttttattcgcacaaaactaatagttttgtgtgaataaaactttttcagaatgattccggacgcttccagacttccaatcgaaaacgccataactttaaagaaattttttaagtgtaaattaataatttcaaataaaatattcctGATGAAGTCAAGAAATGACAACGAAATGTAGAGAAAATGTATGAAATAAAGTACTATTTGCATATGggaatgtaaaaacaaaatagcCCGATCTAGCATAAACATTTAGTTTCTTTTATTAagaattaaatcaaaaattggaccGATAGGAATCGAACCAGGAACCTCTACCTTTAAAATCGAATACACCATCTAATTTATTAGCATTTTTTGTAGGGTTAGCCcacttttttattaacaaattatttgaaacCGAATCAATGTTCATAAAATGATATTAATGGAATGTATGCCAAGAAAAACTCTTGTCATATCACCTAAAATCGAGCTGAATGTGTTtggaatttataaatatttctacAAAACTCTTTCACCGAGTATGCCTATAAGCTATCTAGCTTAACGGGTACAATGGTTGGTACCCCCGATTTTGGAACTAATTATTGGCACCCTTTATGCAATAAAGCATTTCACAAAAACTACTATTCCCAGTcacaaaaatcatgttttttcataatttgtaTCAATTCTCCacaattctgcatttttattCCGGTTTATTTCATTCTCAGTTCCTTTTAGTCAGTGACAAATTAAAGCCGTTTTATGTTCGTGGAAAAAGTCCTAAAAATACAGTGTTCCTGCTAAGGACACTGAATTTGATAACTGtccgtttttgattattttttaagtttttgaatgaagattcattttttttagtttaaaaatataataatttaaatacatatttttaattgtttatttttttttttttttataaaaaatatttaagttgttAAAAAGGGGTGTCAATAGTCGGTCCCATATAAAgtaatggttttattattggcAGGGGTGTGCCAATAATGCGTGCATTGGCACATCAATTTTTGTCACTGTTAATAATTGTACCCTTAAGACTGCTACTAATTAAACCTTGTATCCGTTATaaattttagtttgaaaaattaggaaaaaagaGCTGAAACGGATTGATGGATTTGCTTAAAACTCGGTACAAacgatttgtacgtgatttccaagacctgtttttaattttaatatgtatttcCTTTTTAACGGATATCTCACATACAtataaagttttcaattttctcgaaaacgaatctaacgatttcgatttaATTTGGTGTACTATACGCAATATTCtaagaaattctaaaaaaaaaaccgtactTGCGGTACGATTTCTTAACGGCTGATTTTCTCGTAACTACGCAActgttttcaatgaaaatttttatataaaaatgtctTATACTagaagtaaaataataaaacttaaaaaaaatatttttggatttaaaaaaaaaagttaattatgtattttttgttttgttttgaaaaaatcaatttttttaatgacctaataaattttattgaaactttgtttttacgTGCCAATTAACATTTTAATGGCTAACTTTAGCTTTAAGCCAAATTTtaggtatattaatttttaatttttttaatttttaaatttcttaaaaaatcgttcatacatttttgaaaatcttttatattcctaacatttttttttattattttttttttaattacgtttaataaagtatttttattattttgaaaagttgccttgttattgtagttttcaaaaaagtataaaagtttccagagttgcagttagatcgcaaaatattacaatttgaattcaacaaagcagggtttttcagagcaaaaaacaattaaaaataaacaaattttctcgaactgttatttgtttatttttctttgaacaaaagcttctatttttcgttgtattttttctctgaaaaaccctgttttgttgaattcaaattgtaatattttgcgatgtAACTGCAACTTTctaaacttttatacttttttgaaaactatgtACAATAACatggcaactttttaaaataataaaccattctcataccgtacaaattttttttgcagtgttgctctcaaataaaagttagaaatagattttgtataaaacttgaaactgttagttaatttgcagcgaaatggcgtatgaaataaaaaatattttgattaattaattgttcctaattatttggcaatgttttcgtaaaagaattaaaaaaaaaaaaaacaaaaatcaataatcaataatgggcgccgGAAGCAAAATGAtgttgccaagtagggatttttagaaatttcatacgaattgcattaaatcgaaaaccgtaaggatttgggatgaacgagttaccaaattctgagagcccttaagttccccaatcagcatatttcgtttgatccattacttttgggacaccctgcaGATATGTATTAAACTGTTTTTAACTAAACTTTGGTCAAAAAAACTATCACGAAAACCACTtgtatttctttcaattttaagGGTGCCAATAATAATTGTACCTTTGGGTACGTTTTCGcttgttttttctattttaatattttaataatagcGAGTCTTtgtttattaaacattttttttttttctaataacatccAAGTaggaaattgtttaaactttaatttgacatataaaaACTAATGCTTATTTTTAGAGCAGtcattgtttgttgttttttttttttaattgaaagtaATTTTACGGAATCCACCTATGTATCTAGTTAGTAAATTTGCCTAATCTTATATAAGTTCTAGtataaattcttttgagttgcATTTTTATATGGGTGCTATATTATGCCTACATAAGTAGGAGCTATCTTTCATATAAATGAACTgaattatgtacatatgtaggtatttcgaccgaaatttttgaataaacaaaaataataacctcATAGATGACACAATTTAACTTCGTAGGCATTCGTTCTTACATAAATCTTCAAATGcttaaataaatatgtttttttctttatattcaaTGATAACATTTCAAAATCGAATTATCAATACCCACAGGTTATCTTTAAGACaactcaacaaaacaaaagcaCTGATTACCCAAAATGCAACGTggacaaactaaaaaaaaaaaaaacgataatacaaaatttattgaacattgaacattttgaaatttcaaaatgtatgtGAAATTGCTCAAGATTGTTGTTggattaaaagaataaaaatttaatttcaatcttCAATCATGAAACAAATGTTTATGTGCAAACTTTTGACATCATTTCGCAATCAGCAGTCGTGGCCGAGTGGTTAAGGCGTCTGACTCGAAATCAGATTCCCTCTGGGAGCGTAGGTTCGAATCCTACCGGCtgcgtaaaatttttttttattttttaacattttttttttatatttttatcttcaatgtgcatttttatttgaaaagattgagaaattaattaaaaattacttaattttcaataaaaaaaaacaaaaacacctgATTCAACTTTTAACCAAAATACAAATAACCGCCAATAAattggaaaacaacaacaaaacaacctTCAATATCACGAATAGGaaataaacatttcaaattATGTAGTACAACCTCTCGAGAGACAGTGAGAAAATAGTATAAAGAACCAAACTGGAGCTATCGATACGATTCCGACTGACGAACAAAATTCAACTGGATATGGATAATAATTGAGACTGCTGCCAGCGGCAAAAAAAATGCGAGTACAAGTACCTAGGAGGTACTCACAATTCATAAATCGCTGCCGGCTTCGGCTTTATTGATacaattgcttttttttgtttttggattaattttagattttttctgaAACGTAAGCATTTTTCGTCAGCAGCAGCGAAAAAAGCGTGATTGATATCTGAAAGCTCACGACTACTTCCATATTCATTTGGGTaaacaatttatatatttttttaaatcttaaagaGAAAGATatgaatttcgaaaaatgctACCGACAAGAACCGAATCGAACCGAGGCGAAAGGCGACCCACACTGGGGCCAAATGCATGAATTCTtgtcagaaattaaaaaaaaaaattgggggaaatcaaaaacaaaatagctGAACTGTACAGTTTAATACCGAAACTATGCAAAAACGTGATAGTTTTGATAATTCTGTTTGCAAGTTGACCACGtcattcatttgaacttgtgtATTGTGAGAAGTGATTTTATCAGCTGcgattaaatcgaaaaaaacaaacaagtgttcaaatcaaatttttagtagtcctttaatttttataatttttttaatggatttagCTTCCCACAGGTTTATTTACGATATTTCTGTGAAATTATAATTCTgtgtgattaaataaaattttggggaatttttgaaatttgagtgtaattttggtgaaaaaaaattgttttttctttctttcatctAAAGTTCTATTTATGATCAGATCAATTTATACCTTTGAAATTAGTCTTATTTGTTAGTATATTTGTTTCTTGTGGGAATATCAATAAAAAGCTGCGCATATTTGTGCTTTATAGAAAGTTCGCTTCTCGAATGGGTTAGGGtcttgacttaaaaaaatattttttttttttaaaaggtatctttttttttttttttgaggatcaGATTCAAGTGATATTTTTATTACGAGGCGAACATTGTTTGGGCATACATATGAGGCATTCAGGCTATGTCATAGCAACAATTCAATCTTCAAATTTGAAggaattcatttcaaaaaaatgtttgcgtgaaacataaaatattattatacagggtgtcccacagtcatcGCCCGAAATGAAAACCATCGATTCCTGACGTCATTTTAAGTccaaaaacttaagaggtaattttctcgttttcgtcccctttcgagttatgacggtttttatgattttgctCTCTTTTATCCTTaaatggctttatctttgccaaactacatCTGagtggaaagattttttttttacaaccaatcaagaatttattatatacttttttttctgcggacaaccatTTCCCCCCAATTTTGCATTAAacccaattttcttcgtttttttagttgttttttgcacttttaaaacaattttttttcaaaaacactacGTAAATGAGtagtattttcttaaaaaaataagtttttttcataaaaaaaaaaaaaataatcaaagtattaaaaagaaagtaaacaaatttaaatgaattaatttcataaattaaaaacattttctgagctattttggttaagaaaagaacaaatagataacggccatattatttactagtttaaaaaatacatctggatgtaaaattttcaaatatcaaaaataaatctaaatccaaaatagttatcccgattttaactatgaaaatagttagaaaaaaatagttaaaaattactatttttgtctgtgtgatagtgaatatcatgaatttggatttatttttgacatttcaatttctttacatccagattttttttaaactagtgaataatatggccataAAGCTCAGAAagagttttaattcatttaaattaatttttgatttttaaaaattattttttaatttttaaaaactattttttttaattcactcagtttgtttattttttttaattactttcagtagtcttttttaagaaaaaaacttatttccTTAAGGAAATAAACTGTGCTTTGATAATAAGCGAAAATAATTGATACTCATTTAcatgttttttgaaataaaatgatatgaaagtgcaaaaaacaacataaaaaacgaagaaaattgggtttgatgcgaaattgcggagaaacggttgttcgcagaaaaaaagttttcggacaaactaaaactataataaattcttgattagttgtaaaaaaaaatctttccactCAGATGTAGTTTGGCAATAATAAAGCCAATTAATggaaaagagagcaaaaatcataaaacgagaaaattacctcttaagtttttcgacttaaaatgacctcagaaaTCCAAGTTTTTCATTTGGGACGGTGactttgggacaccctgtataaacacTAAATATGTGCTTCTTATTCATTTTCCAACAGTTTAATACCTATaccataaaaataatttctgcCAAGAATTCATGCAATTGGCCCCAGTGCGCGACCGGTCGATAACATTGGCGGCGACAACGACATTCGCACGTAGCAAGCAGTCACTCTTGCAAGTTCCATGTGGACGATGACGACATGATTTTCGATTTGGAGTGTGTGACTGATTAGGTATCTACAAATTGAAATAGGTAAACAGACTTTTTTTTCGATAgaagttttttgatttaatcAAACCAGATGTCTTGAGAGGGATTTGaatgagctttttttttttttggggacaATCTAAGAAACTATAAGAAGGCATTCAACTATCAAAGAAACAAACACAACTTGGAGGAGGGTTAAACATTCATTTGGGGGGAGTATTTTAAGGACTCACCTGCCAGTCCAAAGACAATTACAGCTGGAGCATAGAAGACAGCGTTTGGAATGCTTTGTTGGAAAGGATCCGATGAGCCTGATAAATCAACCATTTTTTCCGATTTGCAGGAACTCAATCAAGT
Proteins encoded in this region:
- the LOC129905905 gene encoding uncharacterized protein LOC129905905 isoform X1 is translated as MAMASVDHLGAAAEAGGDDLLNRLRDTVQKVIVKNNRADSKTMEQILNSLLSLKSKYETLSPSEKEKFSQQMGDSFEKTISSIENKAAEQEPYEQYFIGSLLVYFGVVVTFALFGYKLYKSLMEKEHKKQEKQKNNKKSKKIKQK
- the LOC129905905 gene encoding uncharacterized protein LOC129905905 isoform X2 — translated: MEKQIVHEETLIDRDVEVGSGLGSMINSGKFEMPSMDDIMKLIDSMKDISDEERENLKSSIMFPDAATTDKMRQQFEAANQIGPSSIDYFLFMAMVGLIALVFALFGYKLYKSLMEKEHKKQEKQKNNKKSKKIKQK